Proteins co-encoded in one Sander vitreus isolate 19-12246 chromosome 9, sanVit1, whole genome shotgun sequence genomic window:
- the LOC144523092 gene encoding retinal Mueller cells isomerohydrolase-like isoform X1 produces MELQCQTAERRRDKAGLFSSGVEHPAAGYRKLFETVEELNEPIPAKICGVIPSWLGGSLLRMGPGLFEVGDEPFYHLFDGQALMHKFDLKDGQVTYYRKFIKTDAYVRAMTENRIVVTEFGTAAYPDPCKNIFSRFFTYFRGIEVTDNCIVNIYPIGEDFYAVTETNYITKVDPDSLETLKRVDLCKYLSVNGVTAHPHTDADGTVYNIGNCFGKNMSLAYNIVKIPPAQKDNSDPLEKSQVVVQLPSSERLKPSYVHSFGMTDNYFVFVEQPVKINLLKFLSAWSVRGATYMDCFESNDSMGTWFHLATKDPADYLSSHKFRTSAFNLFHHINTYEEQGFIVVDLCTWKGHDFVYNYLYLANIREEWEEVKKAAMRAPQPEVRRYVLPLDIHREEQGKNLVSLPYTTATAVLHSDGTIWLEPEVLFSGPRQAFEFPQINYSLCRGKKYSFAYGLGLNHFIPDRIVKLNVQTKQTWVWQEEECYPSEPLFVPTPGATEEDDGVLLSIVVKPGAERPGFLLVLDAMTLTELARAEVNTIIPVTLHGTYKP; encoded by the exons ATGGAGCTGCAGTGCCAGACGGCTGAAAGGAGAAGAGACAAAGCTGGCTTGTTTAGCTCTGG TGTGGAGCATCCTGCTGCAGGCTACAGGAAGCTCTTTGAGACAGTGGAGGAGCTGAACGAACCTATACCTGCTAAGATCTGTG gtgtGATACCTTCATGGCTGGGTGGCAGTCTTCTCAGGATGGGTCCAGGTCTTTTCGAGGTGGGAGATGAACCTTTCTACCACCTGTTCGATGGACAGGCTCTCATGCACAAGTTTGACCTGAAGGACGGTCAGGTAACCTACTACAGGAA GTTCATCAAGACGGATGCGTATGTTCGTGCCATGACAGAGAACAGAATAGTTGTCACTGAGTTTGGAACAGCAGCCTACCCAGACCcatgcaaaaacatcttttccag aTTCTTTACTTACTTCAGAGGCATTGAGGTGACTGATAACTGCATAGTGAACATCTATCCAATCGGTGAGGACTTCTACGCCGTCACGGAGACCAATTACATCACTAAAGTTGATCCTGATTCCCTGGAGACTTTAAAGAGG GTGGACCTGTGTAAGTACCTCTCAGTGAATGGGGTAACTGCGCACCCCCACACTGACGCAGATGGTACAGTCTATAATATCGGCAACTGCTTTGGCAAGAACATGAGTCTGGCTTACAACATTGTCAAGATCCCACCGGCTCAGAAAG ACAATTCAGATCCCCTGGAGAAATCCCAGGTTGTCGTTCAGCTACCCAGCAGTGAGAGGTTAAAACCCTCCTACGTACACAG TTTCGGTATGACAGacaattattttgtgtttgtggagCAGCCGGTGAAGATCAACCTGCTCAAGTTCCTGTCGGCTTGGAGCGTCAGAGGAGCCACATACATGGACTGCTTTGAATCCAACGACAGCATGGGG ACATGGTTCCATCTGGCCACTAAGGACCCAGCAGATTACCTGAGCAGCCACAAGTTCAGAACATCAGCTTTCAACCTCTTTCACCATATCAACACCTATGAGGAGCAGGGATTCATCGTGGTCGACCTCTGCACGTGGAAAGG TCATGACTTTGTGTATAACTACCTGTACCTGGCCAACATAAGGGAGGAGTGGGAGGAAGTGAAGAAAGCAGCGATGAGAGCTCCTCAGCCTGAGGTCAGACGATACGTACTGCCGCTGGATATACACAgg GAAGAGCAGGGAAAGAATCTGGTGTCTCTGCCCTATACTACAGCAACAGCTGTCCTTCACAGTGATGGCACCATCTGGCTCGAACCTGAAGTCCTCTTTTCTGGACCTAGACAgg CCTTTGAGTTTCCACAGATTAACTATTCTCTGTGTCGTGGAAAGAAGTATTCCTTTGCCTACGGTCTGGGACTCAACCACTTCATCCCTGACAGG ATAGTCAAGCTGAACGTGCAGACCAAACAGACCTGGGTGTGGCAGGAGGAAGAGTGTTACCCATCAGAGCCGCTGTTTGTACCAACACCTGGAGCCACAGAGGAGGACgatg GTGTGCTGCTGAGCATCGTGGTGAAGCCGGGTGCAGAGAGACCAGGCTTCCTGCTGGTGCTAGATGCCATGACACTGACAGAGCTGGCCAGGGCCGAGGTCAACACCATCATCCCTGTGACCCTCCACGGCACGTACAAACCATGA
- the LOC144523091 gene encoding methylcrotonoyl-CoA carboxylase beta chain, mitochondrial — protein MFRCMLRLAEQRWQCSVRCMSSAARRRRALRSAFQVLEQPLQPIHQHVYEANLRNSIACRNKYIELSEKVRKGGGENAIARHTQRNRKLMVRERLRLLLDDEDFLELSPFAGLGLPYGDIPSAGCLTGIGRINGLWCMFIANDATVKGGTAYPITVKKQLRAQEIAIQNRLPCVYLVDSGGAFLPLQSEIFPDKNQGGRTFYNEAIMSAMKIAQVSVVCGSCTAGGAYIPTMAEEAVMVHRIGTIFLGGPPLVKAATGEEVTAEDLGGARLHAEVSGCVDHFAWEEKEAYDYTRNIVSTLNFQLPEEEEDEERKRKAEEEPLYSSEELLGLAPKSYNYSLDVKMVISRLTDGSRFQEFKALYGTTLITGFAKIHGHLVGIVANDGELSYPATLKGSHFVQLCDQRDIPLLFLQNTAPTTALTLSTTQAEMNTNHLKAQGSMMSAVACASVPKITVVIGGCHGADSFAMCGRAFDPNFLFLWPNARVSIIAPGHAGSLLPPDSEQVEDKLNRRLKEESSAFFSSSRLWDDGVILPQDTRKVLRDCLDIIKQQQYQMSTEKLQPPLLRI, from the exons ATGTTCCGCTGCATGCTAAG GCTGGCTGAGCAGCGTTGGCAATGTTCAGTCCGCTGTATGAGCTCTGCAgccaggaggaggagagctCTGCGCAGTGCCTTCCAGGTCCTGGAGCAACCCCTCCAGCCCATCCACCAACATGTGTATGAAGCTAACCTCCGAAACAGCATCGCCTGCCGCAACAA GTACATAGAGTTGAGTGAAAAGGTACGGAAAGGTGGAGGGGAAAATGCCATTGCTAGACACACTCAGAGAAATAGGAAGTTGATGGTCAGGGAACGGCTGCGCCTCCTGTTGGATGATGAGGACTTCCTGGAGCTGTCGCCATTCGCTGGGCTGGGTCTGCCATATGGGGACATCCCTTCAGCCGGATGCCTGACTG GCATTGGCAGGATTAATGGCCTGTGGTGTATGTTCATTGCCAACGATGCCACAGTGAAAGGTGGCACAGCGTATCCAATCACAGTGAAGAAGCAGCTACGAGCACAGGAAATAGCAATTCAGAATCGCCTGCCTTGTGTTTACCTGGTCGACTCTGGAGGAGCTTTTCTGCCActgcag TCGGAGATCTTTCCTGATAAGAACCAGGGAGGAAGGACGTTCTATAACGAAGCCATTATGTCTGCCATGAAAATCGCacag GTGTCGGTGGTGTGCGGGTCATGCACGGCGGGTGGAGCTTACATCCCCACCATGGCAGAAGAGGCAGTGATGGTGCACCGGATAGGGACCATATTCCTGGGAGGACCGCCACTTGTCAAGGCCGCCACGGGAGAGGAAGTCACAGCAGAAGACCTGGGAGGAGCCAGGCTTCACGCTGA GGTGAGTGGCTGTGTGGACCATTTTGCCTGGGAAGAAAAGGAGGCGTACGATTACACCAGAAACATCGTTTCCACCCTCAACTTCCAACTgcccgaggaggaggaggatgaggagaggaagaggaaagctGAGGAGGAGCCGCTGTATAGTTCAGAGGAGCTTCTGGGGCTCGCTCCTAAAAGTTATAACTACAGTCTGGATGTTAAGATG GTAATCAGTCGGCTGACAGACGGGAGCCGCTTCCAGGAGTTTAAAGCTCTCTATGGAACCACACTCATCACTGGCTTTGCAAAGATACATGG ACACTTAGTGGGAATAGTAGCCAACGACGGAGAGCTGTCATACCCGGCCACACTCAAAGGAAGCCATTTTGTCCAGTTGTGTGACCAGAGAGACATCCcccttctcttcctccagaaCACAGCACCCACAACAGCTCTAACACTCTCCACAACACAG GCAGAGATGAACACTAACCATCTGAAGGCTCAGGGTTCAATGATGTCAGCAGTAGCGTGTGCCTCCGTCCCCAAAATCACAGTGGTGATTGGTGGTTGCCATGGTGCGGACAGCTTCGCCATG TGTGGGCGGGCTTTTGACCCTAATTTCCTGTTCCTGTGGCCCAACGCCAGAGTGTCGATTATTGCTCCGGGTCACGCCGGCTCTCTGCTTCCCCCTGACAGCGAGCAGGTAGAGGACAAGTTAAATAGGAGACTGAAGGAGGAGAGCTCGGCTTTCTTCTCCTCCAGCAGGCTCTGGGACGATGGAGTCATTCTGCCTCAGGACACCaggaag GTTCTAAGAGACTGCCTGGACATCATCAAACAGCAGCAGTATCAGATGTCGACGGAGAAACTGCAGCCACCACTTCTACGTATATAG
- the LOC144523092 gene encoding retinal Mueller cells isomerohydrolase-like isoform X2 has product MTSHVEHPAAGYRKLFETVEELNEPIPAKICGVIPSWLGGSLLRMGPGLFEVGDEPFYHLFDGQALMHKFDLKDGQVTYYRKFIKTDAYVRAMTENRIVVTEFGTAAYPDPCKNIFSRFFTYFRGIEVTDNCIVNIYPIGEDFYAVTETNYITKVDPDSLETLKRVDLCKYLSVNGVTAHPHTDADGTVYNIGNCFGKNMSLAYNIVKIPPAQKDNSDPLEKSQVVVQLPSSERLKPSYVHSFGMTDNYFVFVEQPVKINLLKFLSAWSVRGATYMDCFESNDSMGTWFHLATKDPADYLSSHKFRTSAFNLFHHINTYEEQGFIVVDLCTWKGHDFVYNYLYLANIREEWEEVKKAAMRAPQPEVRRYVLPLDIHREEQGKNLVSLPYTTATAVLHSDGTIWLEPEVLFSGPRQAFEFPQINYSLCRGKKYSFAYGLGLNHFIPDRIVKLNVQTKQTWVWQEEECYPSEPLFVPTPGATEEDDGVLLSIVVKPGAERPGFLLVLDAMTLTELARAEVNTIIPVTLHGTYKP; this is encoded by the exons ATGACCAGCCA TGTGGAGCATCCTGCTGCAGGCTACAGGAAGCTCTTTGAGACAGTGGAGGAGCTGAACGAACCTATACCTGCTAAGATCTGTG gtgtGATACCTTCATGGCTGGGTGGCAGTCTTCTCAGGATGGGTCCAGGTCTTTTCGAGGTGGGAGATGAACCTTTCTACCACCTGTTCGATGGACAGGCTCTCATGCACAAGTTTGACCTGAAGGACGGTCAGGTAACCTACTACAGGAA GTTCATCAAGACGGATGCGTATGTTCGTGCCATGACAGAGAACAGAATAGTTGTCACTGAGTTTGGAACAGCAGCCTACCCAGACCcatgcaaaaacatcttttccag aTTCTTTACTTACTTCAGAGGCATTGAGGTGACTGATAACTGCATAGTGAACATCTATCCAATCGGTGAGGACTTCTACGCCGTCACGGAGACCAATTACATCACTAAAGTTGATCCTGATTCCCTGGAGACTTTAAAGAGG GTGGACCTGTGTAAGTACCTCTCAGTGAATGGGGTAACTGCGCACCCCCACACTGACGCAGATGGTACAGTCTATAATATCGGCAACTGCTTTGGCAAGAACATGAGTCTGGCTTACAACATTGTCAAGATCCCACCGGCTCAGAAAG ACAATTCAGATCCCCTGGAGAAATCCCAGGTTGTCGTTCAGCTACCCAGCAGTGAGAGGTTAAAACCCTCCTACGTACACAG TTTCGGTATGACAGacaattattttgtgtttgtggagCAGCCGGTGAAGATCAACCTGCTCAAGTTCCTGTCGGCTTGGAGCGTCAGAGGAGCCACATACATGGACTGCTTTGAATCCAACGACAGCATGGGG ACATGGTTCCATCTGGCCACTAAGGACCCAGCAGATTACCTGAGCAGCCACAAGTTCAGAACATCAGCTTTCAACCTCTTTCACCATATCAACACCTATGAGGAGCAGGGATTCATCGTGGTCGACCTCTGCACGTGGAAAGG TCATGACTTTGTGTATAACTACCTGTACCTGGCCAACATAAGGGAGGAGTGGGAGGAAGTGAAGAAAGCAGCGATGAGAGCTCCTCAGCCTGAGGTCAGACGATACGTACTGCCGCTGGATATACACAgg GAAGAGCAGGGAAAGAATCTGGTGTCTCTGCCCTATACTACAGCAACAGCTGTCCTTCACAGTGATGGCACCATCTGGCTCGAACCTGAAGTCCTCTTTTCTGGACCTAGACAgg CCTTTGAGTTTCCACAGATTAACTATTCTCTGTGTCGTGGAAAGAAGTATTCCTTTGCCTACGGTCTGGGACTCAACCACTTCATCCCTGACAGG ATAGTCAAGCTGAACGTGCAGACCAAACAGACCTGGGTGTGGCAGGAGGAAGAGTGTTACCCATCAGAGCCGCTGTTTGTACCAACACCTGGAGCCACAGAGGAGGACgatg GTGTGCTGCTGAGCATCGTGGTGAAGCCGGGTGCAGAGAGACCAGGCTTCCTGCTGGTGCTAGATGCCATGACACTGACAGAGCTGGCCAGGGCCGAGGTCAACACCATCATCCCTGTGACCCTCCACGGCACGTACAAACCATGA